In Dyadobacter sp. CECT 9275, the following proteins share a genomic window:
- the rdgB gene encoding RdgB/HAM1 family non-canonical purine NTP pyrophosphatase yields MKLCFATNNENKLREIQSLLGNNFNLITLKDIGCDVDIPEPYLTIAENSHGKAEYVWQEFGISCFADDSGLEVDALGGAPGVISARYAGPQRNSDDNIALLLTKLGSEVNRKARFITVITLVLDGIYNQFEGTVEGTIIAERRGLEGFGYDPIFLPEGHDRTFGEMSLAEKNNLSHRARAFSKLVSFLNS; encoded by the coding sequence ATGAAACTCTGTTTTGCCACCAACAATGAAAACAAGCTGCGGGAAATCCAGTCCCTGCTCGGAAATAATTTTAACCTTATAACCCTAAAGGATATCGGTTGTGATGTTGATATTCCTGAACCTTATCTCACCATAGCGGAAAACTCTCACGGAAAAGCGGAGTATGTGTGGCAGGAATTTGGCATCAGCTGTTTTGCAGATGATTCGGGTCTCGAGGTTGATGCCCTGGGTGGTGCGCCGGGGGTGATCTCCGCGAGATATGCCGGTCCTCAGCGGAATTCAGATGATAACATTGCGCTGCTGCTGACAAAGCTAGGATCCGAGGTCAACAGGAAAGCCCGGTTTATTACTGTCATCACGCTTGTTTTGGACGGTATATATAATCAGTTTGAAGGAACGGTCGAGGGAACCATTATAGCGGAAAGAAGAGGGTTGGAAGGATTTGGATATGACCCCATTTTTTTGCCGGAAGGGCATGACCGTACTTTTGGAGAAATGAGCCTCGCCGAAAAAAACAACCTGAGCCACCGGGCCAGGGCCTTTTCAAAACTTGTCAGTTTTCTTAATTCTTAG
- a CDS encoding FKBP-type peptidyl-prolyl cis-trans isomerase: MNLKTVGYAVGITILAAACNQYKTQVTEHGLKYQIFEHKDDARKAKLGDIMSFHLVIKNSTDSTLRDTYKEGNPMKMVLQAPQYKGGFDDGLTLLAAGDSAKFLVNADTLFAKVGQPLPPMIKKGSEISFTVKVLSVLTSEEFQKQQTEAATKQKATDAKIIDAFLAKNNLTAKARKTASGLVYVPESEGAGASPVAGDKVQVNYTGMFLDGKEFDSSKGKPLELQVGAAMVIPGWEEGIMLMKKGEKGLLIIPSSLAYGPETYGPIPGNSVLQFKLELVDFSKGPKQPAGPQIPPAK; this comes from the coding sequence ATGAATCTTAAAACAGTCGGTTATGCGGTGGGCATAACTATCCTCGCAGCCGCTTGCAATCAGTACAAAACGCAAGTAACCGAACATGGTCTGAAATACCAGATCTTTGAACACAAAGATGACGCCCGGAAAGCAAAACTTGGCGACATTATGTCTTTTCACCTGGTAATTAAAAACAGCACTGACTCGACCCTGAGGGATACCTATAAAGAAGGTAATCCCATGAAAATGGTCCTGCAGGCACCACAGTACAAAGGTGGTTTTGACGACGGCCTTACTTTGCTGGCAGCTGGTGACAGCGCTAAATTTTTGGTCAATGCCGATACCCTTTTTGCAAAAGTGGGCCAGCCGTTACCTCCAATGATCAAAAAAGGATCCGAGATTAGTTTCACGGTTAAAGTATTAAGCGTGCTGACTTCTGAAGAATTCCAGAAACAGCAAACCGAGGCAGCTACCAAACAAAAAGCTACCGATGCTAAAATCATTGACGCTTTCCTTGCAAAAAATAATCTGACGGCAAAAGCGCGCAAAACTGCCTCGGGGTTGGTTTATGTTCCTGAGTCTGAAGGAGCAGGCGCAAGCCCTGTTGCCGGAGACAAAGTTCAGGTTAATTATACAGGGATGTTCCTGGATGGCAAAGAATTTGACAGCTCCAAAGGCAAACCACTTGAACTGCAGGTAGGTGCTGCTATGGTTATTCCAGGATGGGAAGAGGGTATTATGCTGATGAAAAAAGGCGAAAAAGGTTTACTGATCATTCCTTCCAGCCTGGCGTACGGTCCCGAAACTTACGGACCCATTCCGGGAAATTCGGTACTGCAGTTTAAACTTGAGCTGGTTGATTTCTCTAAAGGGCCTAAACAACCTGCTGGTCCTCAGATTCCTCCTGCAAAATAA
- a CDS encoding DHH family phosphoesterase, translated as MNQIIEELLAFLSTPQKIIVTMHRDPDADALGSSLGWARYLSGKGHSVTIISPTDYAANLRWLPGVQEVLVYEKAGEQAVCKKKIDEATLICCLDFSALSRLKDLGKVVQEAKAVKMMIDHHLEPENFARWMIWDTHAAATAQLIYSTIKIIEQGDITDIIDIPLAECLYAGIMTDTGSFRHPNVTPEVHLAVADLMRTGMDTSRVHRMIYDNAPLSRLQFLGYVLSQKLVVLPEFRTAYMVLTEEELIRFNSSTGETEGIVNYGLQVENVVMSALFIERKGEVKISFRSVGTFSVRDLASAHFSGGGHKNASGGRSDIPVTNTIKKFLEILPSYKEELLKVE; from the coding sequence GTGAATCAAATCATTGAAGAGCTTTTGGCTTTTCTTTCCACTCCCCAAAAGATCATCGTGACGATGCACCGGGATCCTGATGCCGACGCTTTGGGTTCATCGCTGGGATGGGCTCGGTATTTATCGGGTAAGGGCCACTCGGTAACGATCATCAGCCCTACGGATTATGCAGCCAATCTTCGCTGGTTACCGGGTGTACAGGAGGTTCTCGTTTATGAAAAGGCAGGTGAACAGGCCGTTTGCAAAAAAAAGATTGATGAAGCAACCCTGATTTGCTGCCTGGATTTTTCGGCACTTTCAAGGCTAAAGGATTTGGGAAAGGTGGTGCAGGAGGCAAAGGCTGTCAAAATGATGATTGATCATCACCTGGAACCCGAAAATTTTGCCCGCTGGATGATCTGGGATACCCATGCCGCAGCAACTGCACAGCTTATTTACTCCACCATCAAAATTATTGAGCAGGGAGATATCACCGATATCATTGATATTCCCCTGGCCGAATGTCTCTATGCGGGGATCATGACGGACACAGGGTCATTCAGACATCCTAATGTTACCCCTGAGGTACATCTGGCAGTGGCTGACCTCATGCGGACAGGCATGGATACCAGCAGGGTACACCGGATGATCTATGATAATGCGCCCTTGTCGAGACTTCAGTTCCTGGGGTATGTCTTATCTCAAAAGCTGGTGGTATTACCCGAATTCCGTACCGCTTATATGGTACTGACGGAAGAAGAACTGATACGGTTTAATTCCAGCACCGGTGAAACCGAAGGCATTGTGAATTACGGCCTGCAGGTTGAAAATGTGGTCATGTCTGCATTGTTTATCGAACGAAAAGGGGAGGTAAAAATATCTTTCCGTTCCGTTGGCACGTTCTCTGTGCGGGATTTGGCGAGTGCTCATTTCAGCGGTGGCGGCCATAAAAATGCTTCGGGGGGGCGGTCTGACATCCCGGTTACCAACACCATTAAAAAATTCCTGGAAATCCTTCCCAGTTATAAAGAAGAGCTTCTTAAGGTAGAATAA
- a CDS encoding nucleoside-diphosphate kinase — MPANKTFTMIKPDAVQDGNSGAIIQMIEAAGFRIVAMKKTQLTAERAGQFYAVHQERPFYNDLCQYMSSGAIVPMILEKENAVADFRTLIGATNPANAADGTIRKLFAKSIEANAIHGSDSDENALIEGSFFFSHTEQF, encoded by the coding sequence ATGCCAGCAAATAAAACTTTCACAATGATAAAACCGGATGCCGTGCAGGATGGTAATTCGGGGGCAATCATTCAAATGATTGAGGCAGCAGGATTTCGTATTGTTGCGATGAAGAAAACACAGCTGACAGCCGAGAGAGCGGGTCAGTTTTATGCCGTTCACCAGGAGCGTCCGTTCTACAACGACCTTTGCCAGTACATGTCATCAGGTGCTATCGTGCCGATGATATTGGAAAAAGAAAATGCAGTTGCTGATTTCCGCACACTGATTGGTGCTACCAACCCCGCCAATGCAGCGGATGGAACGATCCGCAAATTGTTTGCGAAATCAATAGAAGCCAATGCCATCCACGGGTCTGATTCGGACGAGAATGCGCTGATAGAAGGCAGTTTCTTCTTCTCGCATACCGAACAGTTTTAA
- a CDS encoding fasciclin domain-containing protein, whose amino-acid sequence MKKNSFVWRYGAFFLSTLIALSLFSSCSDKDADLVKPKTITDVILQNNDFTIFREIVASSKMSDALRTENLTLFAPNDAAFRRSGITSASVITSLPGDSAQSFILYHLHKGRVEYSALKAGNLEALNGQNLVLSKRDSTIVVNKADIILKDVNADNGIIHVIDRVLTAK is encoded by the coding sequence ATGAAAAAAAACAGTTTTGTGTGGCGTTACGGGGCATTTTTTTTGAGCACGCTCATAGCGTTATCCTTATTCTCATCCTGCTCGGATAAAGATGCGGATCTTGTAAAGCCTAAGACAATCACTGATGTCATTCTACAGAACAATGATTTTACCATTTTCAGGGAAATTGTGGCCAGCAGTAAAATGAGTGATGCGCTGCGAACCGAAAATCTTACCCTTTTTGCACCCAATGACGCCGCCTTCAGAAGATCCGGCATTACCAGTGCAAGTGTGATTACTTCTTTACCCGGTGATTCTGCTCAATCCTTTATTCTGTATCACTTACACAAGGGAAGGGTTGAGTATTCGGCGCTTAAAGCGGGAAATCTCGAAGCCTTAAACGGACAAAATCTGGTTCTTTCAAAACGCGACAGTACTATTGTTGTCAATAAAGCTGATATCATTCTCAAAGATGTGAATGCGGATAATGGGATTATCCACGTAATCGACAGAGTGCTCACCGCTAAATAG